TCATGGGGCCGACGCGCATGGACTACCCGAGCAATCTCGCGGCCGCGCGGGCTGTGGCCCGCTACCTCTCGCGGATGCTCGACGAAGACGAGGCGTCCCGCTGACGCGGCCGCCCAGAGACAGCACACGCAGAAGGGCCATTGTGGCAGATCACTACGAGGTACTCGGCGTCTCCCGCGACGCCTCCACCGACGAGATCAAGAAGGCGTATCGCCGCCTCGCACGTCAGCTCCACCCGGATGTGAACCCGGGAGAGGATGCGGCCGAGCAGTTCAAGCTCGTCACCCACGCCTACGACGTCCTCAGCGACGACGACTCCCGTCGTCGCTACGACATGGGCGGCGGAGACGGCGCGGCCGGCAACTTCCAGGGCTTCGGCGGCTTCGGCGACATCTTCGAGACTTTCTTCGGCGCCGGTCAGGGAGGGGGTCGCGGCGCGCGTCCCCGGTCACGGCGGGAGCGCGGTCAGGATGCCCTGGTGCGGGTCACCCTCGACCTCGGCGACGTGGTCTTCGGTGCGCACCGCGACATCGAGGTCGACACCGCCGTCCTCTGCGAGACCTGCAATGGCTCGTGCTGTCAGGAAGGCACCTCGCCCGTCACCTGCGACATCTGCGGCGGCACGGGACACGTCCAGCGCCAGGTGCGCAGTCTGCTCGGCAACGTCGTCACCTCCCAGCCCTGCGGCACCTGCGAGGGATACGGCACGACGATCCCGTACCCCTGCGGCACCTGCGGAGGCCAGGGCCGAGTGCGGTCCCGCCGCACCGTCTCGCTCGACATCCCCGCCGGCGTCGAGACCGGTCTGCGTCTGCAGCTCCCCGGCTCCGGCGAGGTCGGCAAGGCGGGCGGTCCGAACGGTGACCTGTACGTCGAGGTGACCGTGAACCCGCATCCGTCCTTCAGCCGCGATGGCGACGACCTGCTCGCGACGCTCGAGGTCTCGATGCCCGATGCGATCCTCGGCACCGAGACGACGATCCAGGGGCTCGACGGCGAGGTCGACCTCGAGATCCGCTCCGGAGTGCAGTCGGGCGATGTCCTGACCATCAAGGGCCGAGGTATCACGCCGCTGCGGGGCACCCAGCGCGGAGACCTCCGCGTCGGCGTGCAGGTCGTGACCCCGACCAAGCTCGATTCCGCGCAGCGCGCCCTCATCGAGGACTTCGCCAAGAAGACCAAGGCTCCGGGTCCGCAGCTGGCGCAGTTCCAGCAGGGGCTGTTCTCGAAGCTGCGCGACCGCTTCCGCTCGCACTGATCGGGCACCGGCATGGCACTGCACTTCCTCGTCGAGACATCGTCGGATGCCGCGGTCGGCGACCTCGTCTCCCTCACCGGCGCCGAGGCCAAGCACGCGGCGGTCGTGCGCCGTCTTCGCGTCGGCGAGACCGTGACGGTCGGCGACGGCGCGGGCGTATGGCTCGCCGGCGTCGCCGAGGAGGTGTCGCCGTCCCGGGTCGACGTCCGCGTGTCCGAGCGGTCGACGCAGGAGGCCCCGAGTCCGCGGATCGTCCTCGTGCAGGCTCTGGCCAAGGGTGATCGTGACGAGCTCGCGGTGCAGGCCGCCTGTGAGCTCGGAGTGGACGAGATCGTGCCGTGGCAGGCGAGTCGCAGCATCTCCCGCTGGGACGGCCCGAAGGCGGTCAAGGGACGTGAGCGCTGGGCGACGATCGTCCGCGAGGCGGCCAAGCAGGCCCATCGGCGGTGGGTGCCGGAGGTCGCGGTGCCCGCGTCGACATCCGATCTCGCCGCCCGCGTCTCGACTCAGCGGGTCCTGCTGCTCGATCCCGGTGCGCCCGCCCGGCTCTCGGAGCTCGAACCGGACGGACGCGACGTCGTGCTGGTCGTCGGTCCGGAGGGCGGCATCTCGGACGACGAGATCGCGAAGCTGGTCGCCGCCGGCGCGGAGCGCGTGCTGCTCGGCGACACGGTCCTGCGCACCTCCACGGCAGGTCCCGCGGCGATCGCCGTGCTCTCGGTCGCGCTCGGCCGGTGGTGAGAAGGCTTCGGTCCGCGCCGCATGGCGGTCAGTAGACTGGAAGCATGTCCGAGCCCTCGATCTTCACGCGCATCCTGAACGGCGACATCCCGGGTGAGATCCTGCTGGACACCGGCCGGGTCTTCGCGATCCGCGACATCGACCCGCAGGCGCCGCTGCACGCGCTGGTGATCCCGAAGACCGAGGACTACCGCGACGTCACCGAACTCGCCGCCGGCGACCCCGGTCTGCTGGCCGAGATGGTCGCCGCCGCGAAGCAGCTCGCCTCCGAGCATGCGAACGGCGAGTACCGCCTCATCTTCAACAACGGCGCGAGCGCCGCCCAGTCCGTCTTCCACGTGCACGCCCATGTGCTCGGCAACATCGAGGAGAACAAGCTCGTTGGCTTCTGACGAAAACGACCCCGTGACCGCATCCGACACCGCCGTCGAGAAGATCTATGCCGACGGTGTCGCCATGGTGCAGCTGCTCGGCCCGCAGGACCGCCTGCTCCGGATGCTCGAGAAGGAGCACCGGGACGTGCAGGTGCTCGTGCGCGGCAACGAGATCACGCTGTCGGGCGCACCCGACGCCGTGGCGAAGGCGAAGTCCCTCGTGGACGAGCTGATGACGATGACGAAGGCCGGACACGACCTCGCACCGAGCGATGTCGCGAGCTCCGCCCGCATGCTCCGCACCGACGGCGGCCCGCGGCCGAGCGAGGTGCTCGGCGAGGCGATCCTCTCGACCAGGGGCAAGGTGATCCGTCCGAAGACCCTCGGTCAGAAGGAGTATGTCGACGCGATCGAGGAGAACACGATCGTCTTCGGGATCGGGCCCGCGGGAACCGGCAAGACCTACCTCGCGATGGCGAAGGCCGTCCAGGCGCTGCAGCGCAAGGAGGTCACGCGGATCATCCTGACGCGTCCGGCCGTCGAGGCAGGGGAGCGACTGGGCTTCCTGCCCGGCACCCTCACCGACAAGATCGACCCGTACCTGCGGCCGCTCTACGACGCTCTGAACGAGATGATGGACCCCGAGATCGTCCCGCGCCTGATGGCGACGGGAACCATCGAGGTCGCACCTCTCGCCTACATGCGCGGACGCACGCTCAACGACTCGTTCGTGGTGCTCGACGAGGCGCAGAACACCACGCCGGAGCAGATGAAGATGTTCCTCACCCGTCTCGGCTTCGGGTCGAAGATGGTCGTCACCGGTGACATCACGCAGGTGGACCTGCCCCAGGGATCGTCCGGGCTGCGCCTCGTGACCCGAGTGCTGGACGGCATCGACGACATCCACTTCGCCCGACTGACGAGCGACGATGTCGTGCGTCACTCGCTGGTCGGACAGATCGTCGACGCGTACAGCCAGTATGACGAGCGTCGCACGGCGCAGCGCTACGAGCGCGAGCAGGCGGCCGAGTTCGCCAACCGCGCCGACCGCCGAGGCGCACAGCGACCAGGACCCCGGGACCGGATGCCGAAACGCGGCCTCTCCTGATGAAACGAGCACAGTCATGATCGAGATCAACAACGAGTCGGCGATCGACGTCGACGAGCCCGTGCTGCAGCGGCTGACCGACTTCAACCTCGCCCAGATGCATGTCAGCCCCGATGCCGAGGTCGCGATCGTCCTCGTCGACGAGGCTGCGATGGAGGCGCTGCACGTGCAGTGGATGGACGAGCCGGGACCGACGGATGTGCTCAGCTTCCCGATGGACGAGCTGCGCCCCG
This genomic interval from Microbacterium hydrocarbonoxydans contains the following:
- a CDS encoding 16S rRNA (uracil(1498)-N(3))-methyltransferase, which encodes MALHFLVETSSDAAVGDLVSLTGAEAKHAAVVRRLRVGETVTVGDGAGVWLAGVAEEVSPSRVDVRVSERSTQEAPSPRIVLVQALAKGDRDELAVQAACELGVDEIVPWQASRSISRWDGPKAVKGRERWATIVREAAKQAHRRWVPEVAVPASTSDLAARVSTQRVLLLDPGAPARLSELEPDGRDVVLVVGPEGGISDDEIAKLVAAGAERVLLGDTVLRTSTAGPAAIAVLSVALGRW
- a CDS encoding HIT domain-containing protein, coding for MSEPSIFTRILNGDIPGEILLDTGRVFAIRDIDPQAPLHALVIPKTEDYRDVTELAAGDPGLLAEMVAAAKQLASEHANGEYRLIFNNGASAAQSVFHVHAHVLGNIEENKLVGF
- a CDS encoding PhoH family protein, which translates into the protein MVQLLGPQDRLLRMLEKEHRDVQVLVRGNEITLSGAPDAVAKAKSLVDELMTMTKAGHDLAPSDVASSARMLRTDGGPRPSEVLGEAILSTRGKVIRPKTLGQKEYVDAIEENTIVFGIGPAGTGKTYLAMAKAVQALQRKEVTRIILTRPAVEAGERLGFLPGTLTDKIDPYLRPLYDALNEMMDPEIVPRLMATGTIEVAPLAYMRGRTLNDSFVVLDEAQNTTPEQMKMFLTRLGFGSKMVVTGDITQVDLPQGSSGLRLVTRVLDGIDDIHFARLTSDDVVRHSLVGQIVDAYSQYDERRTAQRYEREQAAEFANRADRRGAQRPGPRDRMPKRGLS
- the dnaJ gene encoding molecular chaperone DnaJ, with translation MADHYEVLGVSRDASTDEIKKAYRRLARQLHPDVNPGEDAAEQFKLVTHAYDVLSDDDSRRRYDMGGGDGAAGNFQGFGGFGDIFETFFGAGQGGGRGARPRSRRERGQDALVRVTLDLGDVVFGAHRDIEVDTAVLCETCNGSCCQEGTSPVTCDICGGTGHVQRQVRSLLGNVVTSQPCGTCEGYGTTIPYPCGTCGGQGRVRSRRTVSLDIPAGVETGLRLQLPGSGEVGKAGGPNGDLYVEVTVNPHPSFSRDGDDLLATLEVSMPDAILGTETTIQGLDGEVDLEIRSGVQSGDVLTIKGRGITPLRGTQRGDLRVGVQVVTPTKLDSAQRALIEDFAKKTKAPGPQLAQFQQGLFSKLRDRFRSH